The following is a genomic window from Deltaproteobacteria bacterium.
CAGATGGCAGATTCCGTTCATTAAACTTAATATTGAATTTTTGTTCGAGCTGCGAAATTAAAGTTTCACTTGCTTCATCTAAAAGGCTGATGGCTGCAGCGAGTTTACTTTCACCTTCTATGCGGCCAGCCCGATGCAGGTAGACATCGTTAAATTCGGGCAAAGAATAGTTGATGATATGGGTTAGGCTATTTATATCAATGCCGCGAGTAGCAACGTCAGTTGCTACCATAAAACGTAACTCGGCTGCTTTTATACGTTCGATAAGACGATCACGATCACGTTGTCGCATACTACTGGCAAGCGGTTGTGCAACAAAACCTGATTGCGTTAGAAATTTGGCGATGAGATCGGTTTCGCTGATAGTATTACAGTAAATAATAGCGCTTTGTGGGCGTATTGCCTCAAGCACATATAATAATTGTTTGGGCTTTGGTAGCTCGCTAGTAACCTTAAAGAATATATTATCTATATTATTAATTTTTAATTGATGGTTTTCTATCTCGACGAGTACTGGATCACTTAGGTATTTTGTGGAGGCCTGTGCAATTTCGTAGGGAACAGAGGATGAAAAAAACATGGTTTGTCGCTCTGTTGGGCATAAGTCAACAATTTGAGCGACGTCTTCCCAAAAGCCCATTGATAGCATTTCATCAGCGTCATTAAGTACTACTGTTTGCAAGCCGGAAAGCAGCAGGTTTTTACGACGGATATGGTCAAGTATACGCCCGGGGGTACCAACAACAATATCAACACCACTTCGCAGAGAGACGATTTGTCGTCCCATCGGCATTCCGCCATAAATAGCATAAATGCGTAAAGGTTTTTTAGCAGCAAGACCACGTAACTCTTGCGCAACTTGATATGCCAATTCGCGTGTTGAAGTAAGAATTAGAGCGCGAGGTTCACATTGTAGACCGAGATTTTGTGATACCCGCTCAATTATCGGTATGCCAAAGGCGCTGATTTTGCCAGAACCTGAATGAGCTTTAACAAACAAATTTTTACCTGCGACTGCAGGTTCAATGACTTTAGCTTGCACAGAAGT
Proteins encoded in this region:
- a CDS encoding DEAD/DEAH box helicase, which translates into the protein MADSSAVEIQAGSNSHSFNSFESFPINDDLKAGIAALGYTEPTSVQAKVIEPAVAGKNLFVKAHSGSGKISAFGIPIIERVSQNLGLQCEPRALILTSTRELAYQVAQELRGLAAKKPLRIYAIYGGMPMGRQIVSLRSGVDIVVGTPGRILDHIRRKNLLLSGLQTVVLNDADEMLSMGFWEDVAQIVDLCPTERQTMFFSSSVPYEIAQASTKYLSDPVLVEIENHQLKINNIDNIFFKVTSELPKPKQLLYVLEAIRPQSAIIYCNTISETDLIAKFLTQSGFVAQPLASSMRQRDRDRLIERIKAAELRFMVATDVATRGIDINSLTHIINYSLPEFNDVYLHRAGRIEGESKLAAAISLLDEASETLISQLEQKFNIKFNERNLPSEEEASRLRSERIMKELTEKASVAEVGAHLPVAQEILASPDQAPQVIAYLLQSYYAAAAAETERQTIPTNGYRNSRSQSRYDHNGMGHLDDDSRRRGRRGRRGRRRNEHGYDSSYSDHDGYDTIDANEALAGDFAAVAPIDNAMPPAVDGEAVLNDQNGSAEEAGDAINDGFTRIRVNIGFDDGFKGRGSVAKRIAALAGLTDGTVFEVESRRQYSILKASPQIAELLIDRVDGAPIGKKILLVELAQ